Proteins from a genomic interval of Mycobacteriales bacterium:
- a CDS encoding DUF222 domain-containing protein: MVQATAGVPADVRVTDARVAVQAAIEPSADGLVAAADVHELLAMQAEIAAAVAARLQVVDATQTWQQTGSKAQWAWLTRHSATETSAPMSPSEARRWAKLARGLRERPAVERLLRSARISAAHATVLLTQLDLLDKRIIGTALNSPEWLVEQEQAFCDLAELTDPLVLQRELGKRLRALAPEPAAEEDRDKVTERKASLTEGFAGMWNLIGTLDPHSGQVLKAALSAWRRNDQTAGDTRSPAQRDVDALVGIATFWMARTETVTRGRGVQLVVTVPEARLAAHQSQRDLYGVPVTCPDTGARLPDPFTEPLFTRDGQLLPHTDTTGPDALPPELLGDPVPPATYPDGTAVAESTLEMLLCNATLTRVVLDQDSAVLDVGRGSRVFTHPQWLASMTQWDWKCATDGCQAPADRLELHHALWWRNGGTTDLINCAPLCTGTSSCHTRVHDGATLRLRDGRLLDQHGFRTAEPREQVWPPPLPARPPRESRTAAAASHRLHTILRPAA, translated from the coding sequence GTGGTGCAGGCGACGGCGGGGGTCCCGGCTGACGTGCGCGTGACCGATGCCCGGGTTGCGGTCCAGGCAGCGATCGAGCCGTCTGCTGACGGGCTGGTCGCGGCGGCGGATGTGCACGAGCTGCTCGCGATGCAGGCCGAGATCGCCGCCGCGGTCGCGGCCCGGTTGCAGGTCGTGGACGCGACCCAGACCTGGCAGCAGACCGGGTCGAAGGCGCAGTGGGCCTGGCTCACCCGGCACTCCGCGACGGAGACGTCCGCGCCGATGAGCCCGTCGGAGGCGCGCCGGTGGGCGAAGCTCGCCCGCGGCCTGCGGGAGCGGCCGGCGGTGGAGCGGCTGCTGCGGTCGGCGCGGATCAGCGCCGCCCACGCCACGGTGCTGCTCACGCAGCTGGACCTGCTCGACAAGCGCATCATCGGGACGGCCCTCAACAGCCCGGAGTGGCTGGTGGAGCAGGAGCAGGCGTTCTGCGACCTCGCGGAGCTCACCGACCCGCTCGTGCTGCAACGCGAGCTCGGCAAGCGGCTGCGGGCTCTGGCTCCGGAGCCGGCAGCGGAGGAGGACCGGGACAAGGTCACCGAGCGCAAAGCCTCCCTGACCGAAGGGTTCGCGGGGATGTGGAACCTCATCGGGACGCTCGACCCGCACAGCGGGCAGGTGCTGAAGGCCGCGTTGAGTGCGTGGCGGCGCAACGACCAGACTGCCGGGGACACCCGCAGCCCCGCGCAGCGTGACGTCGACGCGCTCGTCGGGATCGCCACGTTCTGGATGGCCCGGACCGAGACCGTCACCCGAGGCCGCGGGGTGCAGCTCGTCGTGACCGTCCCCGAAGCCCGGCTCGCGGCCCATCAGAGCCAACGCGACCTCTACGGGGTCCCGGTGACCTGCCCGGACACCGGGGCACGCTTGCCGGACCCGTTCACCGAGCCGCTGTTCACCCGCGACGGGCAGCTTCTGCCCCACACCGACACCACCGGTCCTGATGCGTTGCCGCCGGAGTTGCTCGGCGACCCGGTCCCACCGGCGACCTACCCTGACGGGACCGCGGTGGCGGAGTCCACGTTGGAGATGCTGCTGTGCAACGCGACCCTGACCCGGGTCGTGCTCGACCAGGACTCAGCGGTGCTCGACGTCGGCAGGGGCAGTCGCGTCTTCACCCACCCGCAGTGGCTCGCGAGCATGACCCAGTGGGACTGGAAGTGCGCGACCGACGGCTGCCAAGCCCCAGCTGACCGCCTCGAGCTCCACCACGCCCTGTGGTGGCGCAACGGCGGCACCACCGACCTGATCAACTGCGCCCCGCTCTGCACCGGCACCAGCAGCTGCCACACCCGCGTCCACGACGGCGCGACCCTGCGACTACGAGACGGCCGGCTCCTCGACCAGCACGGCTTCCGAACCGCCGAACCCCGCGAGCAGGTCTGGCCACCGCCCCTGCCCGCCCGGCCACCACGGGAGTCCCGCACCGCAGCAGCTGCGAGCCACCGCCTCCACACCATCCTCCGCCC
- the cobN gene encoding cobaltochelatase subunit CobN — MLLLSTADTDLLAARAVPDPALPLRLANPTRLDAPVDFEGVSLVVVRLLGGRRAWDGLDDLLARATVPVVLLGGEGVDAELTALSTVPAGVVADAAAYLREGGTTNLRELVAFLSDTLLLTGHGFEPPTPLPAFGVHGERARDESRPTVGVVFYRAHELSGNTGFVDVLCDALEDKGANALPVYVASLRPDADGTIPAVTELFAGRVDALVVTVLAGGGSNQSDAETWDARALQALDVPVLQGLCVTSSRAEWADSDAGLAPIDAAMQVAIPEFDGRLITVPFSFKETGADGIPVYVADAERAARVAGIAVNHARLRYVPNGEKKLALVLSSYPTKHSRVGNAVGLDTPASAVVLLRALREAGYDVGDFPEDGDELVHTLIAAGGHDVEWLTEEQLSAAVARVPLSSYEQWFSELPDVLRAKMLEHWGAPPGSLYVDGDDIVLAALQYGNVVLAIQPPRGFGENPIAIYHDPDLPPSHHYLAAYRWLATDFGAHAVIHVGKHGTLEWLPGRGLGLGADDAPDAVLGDLPLFYPFIVNDPGEGTQAKRRGHATVVDHLVPPMARAESYDEMARLEHLLDEYATVQALDPAKVPVLQAQIWELVTAAQLHHDLHVDEAQPGEDVFDDVVLHLDGYLCEVKDVLIRDGLHVFGQAPVDEALVNLVLGVLRAQQSWGGVTGAVPGLRRVLGEAYGEAEDDRVGSDRLEGLARQLVEGVAARGWTDAAAVCASVLDRDVPGAVASLEFACTEVVPRLRRTTDEVDNLLHGLCGGFVPAGPSGSPTRGLVGVLPTGRNFYSVDPKAIPSRNAWDTGRALADSLLSRYLADHGDYPDSVGLVVWGTSAMRTAGDDIAEALWLLGVRPVWDQASRRVTGLEVVPREELGRPRVDVTLRISGFFRDAFPHVVSLLDDAVRLVADLDEDDNLVRRHVMTDIAAGVDERRATARIFGSKPGAYGAGLLPLIDSRDWKTDADLAEVYAVWGGYAYGRGLDGAAARTDMERVYRRVRVAAKNQDTREHDIVDSDDYFQYHGGMVAAVRALTGESPAAYVGDSAVPDAVRTRTLQEETHRVFRARVVNPRWIAAMQRHGYKGAFEMAATVDYLFGYDATAGVVDDWMYEKLVTSYVTDPVNKAFMQKSNPWALRGIAERLLEAADRGLWAEPTGEAVEALKAVYLETEGDLEE, encoded by the coding sequence TTGCTGCTCCTGTCCACCGCCGACACCGACCTGCTCGCCGCCCGCGCCGTGCCCGACCCCGCGTTGCCGCTGCGCCTGGCCAACCCGACCCGCCTCGACGCCCCGGTCGACTTCGAGGGCGTCTCGCTCGTCGTCGTCCGACTGCTCGGCGGGCGGCGTGCCTGGGACGGCCTCGACGACCTGCTCGCCCGCGCGACCGTCCCGGTGGTCCTGCTCGGCGGCGAGGGCGTCGACGCCGAGCTCACCGCGCTGTCGACCGTCCCGGCGGGCGTGGTCGCCGACGCCGCCGCCTACCTGCGCGAGGGGGGTACGACGAACCTCCGCGAGCTGGTCGCCTTCCTGTCCGACACGCTGCTGCTGACCGGCCACGGCTTCGAGCCGCCCACTCCGCTGCCCGCCTTCGGGGTCCACGGCGAGCGGGCCCGCGACGAGAGCCGGCCGACGGTCGGGGTCGTCTTCTACCGGGCCCACGAGCTGTCGGGCAACACCGGCTTCGTCGACGTGCTCTGCGACGCGCTCGAGGACAAGGGCGCCAACGCGCTGCCGGTCTACGTCGCGTCGCTGCGCCCCGACGCCGACGGCACGATCCCGGCCGTCACCGAGCTCTTCGCCGGTCGGGTCGACGCGCTCGTCGTGACGGTGCTCGCCGGTGGCGGCTCCAACCAGAGCGACGCGGAGACCTGGGACGCGCGCGCGCTGCAGGCTCTCGACGTACCCGTCCTGCAGGGCCTGTGCGTGACCTCCTCGCGCGCCGAGTGGGCCGACTCCGACGCGGGCCTCGCGCCTATCGACGCCGCGATGCAGGTCGCGATCCCGGAGTTCGACGGGCGACTGATCACCGTGCCGTTCTCCTTCAAGGAGACCGGCGCGGACGGCATCCCGGTCTACGTCGCCGACGCCGAGCGGGCCGCCCGCGTCGCGGGCATCGCGGTCAACCACGCGCGGCTGCGCTACGTGCCCAACGGCGAGAAGAAGCTCGCGCTGGTGCTGTCGAGCTACCCCACGAAGCACTCGCGGGTCGGCAACGCGGTCGGGCTCGACACCCCGGCGTCGGCGGTCGTGCTGCTGCGGGCGCTCCGTGAGGCGGGCTACGACGTCGGGGACTTCCCGGAGGACGGCGACGAGCTGGTCCACACCCTCATCGCCGCCGGCGGCCACGACGTCGAGTGGCTGACCGAGGAGCAGCTGTCGGCGGCCGTCGCACGGGTGCCGCTGTCGTCGTACGAGCAGTGGTTCTCCGAGCTGCCCGACGTGCTGCGCGCGAAGATGCTCGAGCACTGGGGGGCGCCGCCCGGCTCGCTCTACGTCGACGGCGACGACATCGTGCTGGCGGCGCTGCAGTACGGCAACGTCGTGCTCGCGATACAGCCGCCGCGCGGCTTCGGCGAGAACCCGATCGCGATCTACCACGACCCCGACCTGCCGCCGTCGCACCACTACCTCGCGGCCTACCGCTGGCTGGCGACCGACTTCGGCGCGCACGCGGTCATCCACGTCGGCAAGCACGGGACGCTCGAGTGGCTGCCCGGTCGCGGTCTCGGGCTCGGTGCCGACGACGCACCCGACGCGGTGCTCGGCGACCTGCCTCTGTTCTACCCCTTCATCGTCAACGACCCGGGCGAGGGCACGCAGGCCAAGCGCCGCGGGCACGCGACCGTCGTCGACCACCTCGTCCCGCCGATGGCCAGGGCGGAGTCGTACGACGAGATGGCGCGGCTCGAGCACCTGCTCGACGAGTACGCCACGGTGCAGGCGCTCGACCCGGCGAAGGTCCCGGTGCTGCAGGCGCAGATCTGGGAGCTCGTGACGGCCGCGCAGCTGCACCACGACCTGCACGTGGACGAGGCCCAGCCGGGCGAGGACGTCTTCGACGACGTCGTGCTGCACCTCGACGGCTACCTCTGCGAGGTCAAGGACGTCCTCATCCGCGACGGACTGCACGTCTTCGGTCAGGCGCCGGTCGACGAGGCCTTGGTCAACCTGGTGCTCGGGGTCCTGCGGGCGCAGCAGTCCTGGGGCGGGGTCACGGGCGCGGTGCCCGGTCTGCGCCGGGTGCTCGGCGAGGCCTACGGCGAGGCCGAGGACGACCGGGTCGGCTCCGACCGGCTCGAGGGGCTGGCGCGGCAGCTGGTCGAGGGCGTGGCCGCCCGCGGCTGGACCGATGCCGCAGCCGTGTGCGCCTCGGTCCTGGACCGTGACGTGCCTGGTGCCGTCGCATCGCTCGAGTTCGCCTGCACCGAGGTGGTGCCGCGGCTGCGGCGCACCACCGACGAGGTCGACAACCTGCTGCACGGGCTGTGCGGCGGCTTCGTCCCTGCCGGTCCTTCCGGCTCGCCCACCCGTGGTCTCGTCGGCGTGCTGCCGACCGGGCGCAACTTCTACTCCGTCGACCCGAAGGCCATCCCGTCGCGCAACGCCTGGGACACCGGGCGGGCGCTGGCCGACTCGCTGCTGTCGCGCTACCTCGCCGACCACGGCGACTACCCCGACTCCGTCGGCCTCGTCGTGTGGGGGACCTCGGCGATGCGCACCGCCGGTGACGACATCGCGGAAGCCCTGTGGTTGCTGGGCGTCCGGCCGGTCTGGGACCAGGCGTCGCGTCGGGTCACCGGGCTCGAGGTCGTGCCCCGTGAGGAGCTCGGCCGGCCGCGCGTCGACGTCACCCTGCGGATCAGCGGCTTCTTCCGCGACGCCTTCCCCCACGTCGTGTCGCTGCTCGACGACGCGGTCCGCCTCGTCGCCGACCTCGACGAGGACGACAACCTCGTCCGTCGCCACGTGATGACCGACATCGCCGCGGGCGTCGACGAGCGCCGGGCCACCGCCCGGATCTTCGGCTCGAAGCCCGGGGCCTACGGCGCCGGCCTGCTGCCGCTCATCGACAGCCGCGACTGGAAGACCGACGCCGACCTCGCCGAGGTCTACGCCGTCTGGGGCGGCTACGCCTACGGCCGGGGTCTCGACGGCGCGGCGGCGCGCACCGACATGGAGCGGGTCTACCGGCGGGTGCGCGTCGCGGCGAAGAACCAGGACACCCGCGAGCACGACATCGTCGACAGCGACGACTACTTCCAGTACCACGGCGGGATGGTCGCGGCGGTCCGCGCACTGACGGGGGAGAGCCCCGCGGCGTACGTCGGTGACTCTGCCGTGCCCGACGCGGTCCGCACCCGCACCCTGCAGGAGGAGACGCACCGCGTCTTCCGGGCCCGCGTCGTCAACCCGCGGTGGATCGCCGCGATGCAGCGGCACGGCTACAAGGGCGCCTTCGAGATGGCCGCGACGGTCGACTACCTCTTCGGCTACGACGCCACCGCCGGCGTCGTGGACGACTGGATGTACGAGAAGCTCGTCACGTCCTACGTCACGGACCCGGTCAACAAGGCCTTCATGCAGAAGAGCAACCCGTGGGCGCTGCGCGGCATCGCCGAGCGGCTGCTCGAGGCGGCCGACCGCGGGCTGTGGGCGGAGCCGACCGGCGAGGCGGTCGAGGCGCTGAAGGCGGTCTACCTGGAGACCGAGGGAGACCTCGAGGAATAG
- a CDS encoding TetR family transcriptional regulator, producing MTAEAVPREERRRRTEAAIVDAAQALFAELGYERTTIRGVASRAGVDPALVMHYFGNKEGLFTSSAQWLHEHETISTAVSDTLPAAALADLFAKFEDSPDKGSAVALMRACLTHPSAAAVMRDEVMCERSDAVARVIGGDEAELRAGLVGACMIGLGMARYLLELPAVAGASREDITRLLEPALRALVEPPA from the coding sequence ATGACAGCGGAGGCCGTCCCTCGCGAGGAGCGCCGTCGCCGCACCGAGGCCGCGATCGTCGACGCCGCCCAGGCGCTGTTCGCCGAACTCGGCTACGAGCGGACGACGATCCGTGGGGTCGCCTCCCGGGCGGGGGTCGACCCGGCGCTCGTCATGCACTACTTCGGCAACAAGGAGGGGCTGTTCACGTCCTCGGCCCAGTGGCTGCACGAGCACGAGACCATCTCCACCGCGGTCTCCGACACTCTGCCCGCGGCGGCGCTGGCCGACCTGTTCGCGAAGTTCGAGGACTCGCCCGACAAGGGCTCTGCGGTGGCGCTGATGCGCGCGTGCCTGACGCACCCCTCGGCCGCCGCCGTCATGCGCGACGAGGTCATGTGCGAGCGCTCCGACGCGGTGGCGCGGGTGATCGGCGGTGACGAGGCCGAACTGCGGGCCGGCCTGGTCGGGGCCTGCATGATCGGGCTCGGGATGGCGCGCTACCTGCTCGAGCTGCCCGCCGTCGCCGGCGCGTCGCGCGAGGACATCACCCGGCTGCTGGAGCCGGCGCTGCGGGCGCTCGTCGAGCCGCCGGCCTAG
- a CDS encoding NAD-dependent epimerase/dehydratase family protein encodes MRVLVLGGTSFVGRAIVEELRAGGDEVTLFGRGRTGTGLFPDVERRVGDRSTGDYAALRTGEWDCVVDVSGYVPRHVQQAAEALLERVARCLLVSTGSVYDRLQGRSGMDESSPRLAPRRDTEDYESEAYGPLKVACEDDLAALWGSRATVVRPGVVAGPHDPTDRFTWWVRRAARGGRVALPGRAEQPVQVVDAGDLGRLVASLVRSGLAGTFNAVGPADPVTLGSLIETCAEAAGTSVEVVEVEHRPGFPLVLADQTWDVMFRRSSAAARAVGLTATPLLETARATLAWDRDRGEPPLAVELSPEEEATLLADARPTPA; translated from the coding sequence ATGAGGGTGCTGGTGCTCGGAGGGACGTCGTTCGTCGGTCGCGCGATCGTCGAGGAGCTGCGCGCGGGCGGTGACGAGGTCACGCTGTTCGGCCGTGGTCGCACCGGCACCGGGCTCTTCCCCGACGTCGAGCGGCGCGTCGGGGACCGCTCCACGGGCGACTACGCCGCGCTGAGGACCGGCGAGTGGGACTGCGTCGTCGACGTGAGCGGCTACGTCCCGCGCCACGTGCAGCAGGCGGCCGAGGCCCTCCTCGAGCGCGTCGCCCGGTGCCTGCTCGTCAGCACCGGCTCGGTCTACGACCGGCTGCAGGGCCGCTCCGGGATGGACGAGTCCTCACCGCGGCTCGCGCCCCGGCGCGATACCGAGGACTACGAGTCCGAGGCCTACGGTCCGCTGAAGGTCGCGTGCGAGGACGACCTGGCCGCGCTGTGGGGGTCCCGGGCGACCGTCGTGCGGCCAGGCGTCGTCGCGGGCCCCCACGACCCGACCGACCGCTTCACCTGGTGGGTACGACGCGCAGCGCGCGGTGGGCGGGTCGCCCTGCCGGGCCGAGCCGAGCAGCCGGTGCAGGTCGTCGACGCCGGCGACCTGGGACGGCTGGTCGCCTCCCTCGTGCGCTCGGGGCTGGCGGGCACCTTCAACGCCGTCGGGCCCGCGGACCCGGTGACCCTCGGGTCGCTGATCGAGACCTGCGCCGAGGCTGCAGGGACCTCGGTCGAGGTGGTCGAGGTCGAGCACCGGCCGGGGTTCCCGCTGGTGCTGGCGGACCAGACGTGGGACGTGATGTTCCGCCGTTCTTCGGCTGCGGCACGCGCCGTCGGCCTCACCGCGACGCCGCTGCTCGAGACGGCCCGCGCGACGCTGGCCTGGGACCGCGACCGCGGCGAGCCGCCGCTGGCCGTCGAGCTCTCCCCCGAGGAGGAGGCGACCCTGCTCGCCGACGCCCGCCCCACCCCGGCCTGA
- a CDS encoding cobalamin biosynthesis protein, giving the protein MTRSWPAAAGVVAGLGLDALLADPRRAHPVAVFGTVAGRVEQVVHRDSRAVGAGYAGALVAGTAALGLLAERAVGRTPAGRVALTAAATWAVVGGTTLRREARVLEGHLRAGDLTAARERLPHLCGRDPSGLDEAGLARAVVESVAENTSDAVVGPLLWGAVGGVPGLLAYRAVNTLDAMVGHRSPRHERFGWAAARTDDVANLLPARLTAGLAVVLAPLVGGRPRAAVAAWRRDGHKHPSPNAGPVEAAFAGALGRTLGGRLAYAGRVEDRPLLGNGPAPGVDDIARATRLSGAVCLATGALAVAAAAVRR; this is encoded by the coding sequence GTGACCAGGAGCTGGCCCGCCGCGGCGGGCGTCGTCGCGGGTCTTGGCCTCGACGCGCTGCTCGCCGACCCGCGCCGGGCCCATCCCGTCGCGGTCTTCGGGACCGTCGCCGGACGCGTCGAGCAGGTGGTCCACCGCGACTCGCGCGCCGTCGGGGCCGGCTACGCCGGAGCGCTCGTCGCCGGCACCGCAGCTCTCGGACTGCTGGCCGAGCGTGCGGTCGGGAGGACCCCCGCGGGCCGGGTCGCGCTCACCGCTGCAGCCACGTGGGCCGTGGTCGGAGGTACGACGCTCCGCCGCGAGGCCCGCGTCCTCGAAGGCCACCTGCGGGCCGGTGACCTCACCGCGGCGCGGGAGCGGCTGCCGCACCTGTGCGGCCGTGACCCCTCGGGGCTGGACGAGGCGGGCCTCGCGCGGGCCGTCGTCGAGTCGGTCGCCGAGAACACCTCCGACGCCGTGGTCGGCCCGCTCCTGTGGGGAGCCGTCGGCGGCGTGCCGGGCCTGCTGGCCTACCGCGCGGTCAACACCCTCGACGCGATGGTCGGCCACCGGTCGCCGCGCCACGAGCGCTTCGGGTGGGCGGCCGCGCGCACGGACGACGTGGCCAACCTGCTGCCGGCCCGGCTGACGGCGGGCCTTGCCGTCGTACTCGCCCCGCTCGTCGGGGGCCGGCCGCGCGCCGCGGTCGCGGCGTGGCGCCGAGACGGCCACAAGCACCCCAGCCCCAACGCCGGCCCGGTCGAGGCCGCCTTCGCCGGGGCGCTCGGCCGCACCCTCGGGGGGCGGCTCGCCTACGCGGGCCGGGTCGAGGACCGGCCGCTGCTCGGCAACGGCCCGGCCCCCGGAGTCGACGACATCGCCCGTGCGACCCGCCTGTCCGGCGCGGTCTGCCTGGCCACCGGTGCCCTCGCCGTGGCGGCGGCGGCGGTGCGCAGGTGA
- a CDS encoding MFS transporter: MSVTSEVRRADGTTHKGLALVVIAISQLMVVLDATIVNVALDDIYRALDFTSQADLSWVVTGYTLTFGGFLLLGGKLADRLGRRRVFIAGAVLFAVASALGGAAANPGMLIAARLLQGLGGALMSPAALSLLTVTFEEGPERNKALGVFSAITAGGAALGLILGGLLTDYLNWRWVLLVNIPIAVLATVGALRFVPESKDETAQGFDVPGAVLATTGLIALVYGLVKVNDPTTTGTTSALTFAAAVVLLVAFVVWQLRTPTPLVPFRLFKNRNILAADVGALLVGTGIFALFFFVVLWMQQINGYSAIRSGLAFLPMTFLIGGSAAFAAKTLARTGARPLLMAGMSLATLGMLLLGLRLEPDSSYVTVILPSLVLVAMGMGMTFVALTAAAIAGVPHEDAGIASALLNAGQQVGGALGLALLAAVSTGRSGAVLDGFEAKQEQVRTALQSGPPTPDTLAVLGRVQDALVQGWGVGFVVAAGFLLAAGLVFSRIKVSKEDAAAALKESMAGAA; this comes from the coding sequence ATGTCCGTCACCAGTGAGGTGCGCCGCGCAGACGGCACCACCCACAAGGGCCTCGCGCTGGTCGTGATCGCCATCAGCCAGCTCATGGTCGTGCTCGACGCGACCATTGTGAACGTCGCGCTCGACGACATCTACCGCGCGCTCGACTTCACCTCCCAGGCCGACCTGTCGTGGGTCGTCACCGGCTACACCCTGACCTTCGGCGGCTTCCTGCTGCTGGGCGGCAAGCTGGCCGACCGGCTCGGCCGCAGGCGGGTCTTCATCGCCGGCGCCGTGCTGTTCGCCGTCGCCTCGGCCCTCGGTGGCGCGGCCGCCAACCCCGGCATGCTCATCGCCGCGCGCCTGCTGCAGGGCCTCGGCGGCGCGCTCATGTCGCCCGCCGCGTTGTCGCTGCTCACCGTGACCTTCGAGGAGGGCCCGGAGCGCAACAAGGCGCTCGGCGTCTTCTCCGCCATCACCGCCGGCGGCGCGGCCCTCGGCCTCATCCTCGGCGGTCTGCTCACCGACTACCTCAACTGGCGCTGGGTGCTGCTCGTCAACATCCCGATCGCGGTCCTGGCGACCGTCGGGGCGCTGCGCTTCGTGCCGGAGAGCAAGGACGAGACCGCCCAGGGCTTCGACGTCCCCGGTGCGGTCCTCGCGACGACCGGCCTCATCGCGCTGGTCTACGGCCTGGTGAAGGTCAACGACCCGACGACCACGGGTACGACGAGCGCGCTCACCTTCGCCGCGGCCGTCGTACTCCTGGTCGCCTTCGTGGTCTGGCAGCTGCGCACCCCGACACCGCTGGTGCCGTTCCGGCTGTTCAAGAACCGCAACATCCTCGCGGCCGACGTCGGTGCGCTGCTCGTCGGCACCGGCATCTTCGCGCTGTTCTTCTTCGTGGTGCTGTGGATGCAGCAGATCAACGGCTACAGCGCGATCCGCTCCGGCCTCGCCTTCCTGCCGATGACCTTCCTCATCGGCGGCAGCGCGGCCTTCGCCGCGAAGACCCTCGCCCGCACCGGCGCCCGCCCGCTGCTCATGGCCGGCATGTCGCTCGCGACGCTCGGCATGCTGCTGCTCGGCCTGCGCCTCGAGCCCGACAGCAGCTACGTCACGGTGATCCTGCCGTCCCTGGTCCTCGTCGCGATGGGCATGGGCATGACCTTCGTGGCGCTCACCGCCGCCGCCATCGCGGGCGTCCCCCACGAGGACGCGGGCATCGCCTCAGCGCTGCTCAACGCCGGCCAGCAGGTCGGTGGTGCGCTCGGCCTCGCCCTGCTCGCCGCGGTCAGCACCGGTCGCAGCGGCGCGGTCCTCGACGGCTTCGAGGCCAAGCAGGAGCAGGTCCGCACCGCGCTGCAGTCCGGTCCGCCCACGCCTGACACCCTCGCAGTGCTCGGTCGCGTGCAGGACGCGCTGGTGCAGGGCTGGGGCGTCGGCTTCGTCGTCGCCGCCGGCTTCTTGCTCGCCGCGGGCCTGGTCTTCTCCCGGATCAAGGTCTCTAAGGAGGACGCCGCCGCGGCTCTCAAGGAGTCGATGGCCGGCGCCGCCTGA
- a CDS encoding cobyric acid synthase has protein sequence MKGALLVAGTTSDAGKSVLTAGLCRWLARQGVTVAPFKAQNMSLNSHVTLDGAEIGRAQAMQAAAAGIEPEAAMNPVLLKPGSDRTSQVVLLGKPYADVSALTYRDHKAALLEVALACLADLRARFDVVVCEGAGSPAEINLRATDIANMGLARAADLPVLVVGDINPGGVFAGLFGTVALLSPEDQALVVGFVINKFRGDVELLRPGLAMLERLTGRPTLGVLPWTEGLELDVEDSLGLSAPITPLPALGRDVLRVSVIRLPRLSNWTDVDALRSEPGVLVRFATTPEELADADLVVLPGTRQTVADLRWLRDRGLADALARRVAEGRPVLGVCGGYQMLGTTIADDVESRAGSVDGLGLLPVTTAFGAEKVLARPTGSWRGLPVTTAYEIHHGVVTPHGGEDFPGGCRDGVVTGTVWHGALESDGLRRLLLQEVAAAAGRDWIAGERSFVDVRQARLDALGDLVADHLDTDAVVRLIEQGAPAGLPFVPPGAP, from the coding sequence GTGAAGGGCGCGCTGCTCGTCGCGGGCACCACCTCCGACGCCGGCAAGTCGGTGCTGACCGCCGGGCTGTGCCGGTGGCTCGCGCGGCAGGGCGTCACGGTCGCGCCGTTCAAGGCGCAGAACATGAGCCTCAACTCCCACGTCACCCTCGACGGGGCGGAGATCGGCCGGGCCCAGGCGATGCAGGCGGCCGCCGCCGGGATCGAGCCCGAGGCCGCGATGAACCCGGTGCTGCTCAAGCCCGGGTCCGACCGCACGTCGCAGGTCGTGCTGCTCGGCAAGCCCTACGCCGACGTGTCGGCGCTCACCTACCGCGACCACAAGGCCGCGCTGCTCGAGGTCGCGCTCGCCTGCCTCGCCGACCTGCGCGCCCGCTTCGACGTGGTCGTCTGCGAGGGCGCAGGCAGCCCGGCTGAGATCAACCTGCGGGCCACCGACATCGCCAACATGGGCCTTGCCCGTGCGGCCGACCTGCCGGTCCTCGTCGTCGGCGACATCAACCCCGGCGGGGTCTTCGCGGGGCTGTTCGGGACGGTCGCGCTGCTCAGCCCCGAGGACCAGGCGCTGGTCGTCGGCTTCGTGATCAACAAGTTCCGCGGCGACGTCGAGCTGCTCCGCCCCGGACTCGCGATGCTCGAGCGGCTCACCGGCCGACCGACCCTCGGGGTGCTGCCGTGGACGGAGGGCCTCGAGCTCGACGTCGAGGACTCCCTCGGCCTGTCCGCCCCCATCACGCCGCTGCCGGCGCTCGGCCGCGACGTCCTGCGGGTCTCCGTCATCCGGCTGCCGCGGCTGTCCAACTGGACCGACGTCGACGCGCTGCGCAGCGAGCCCGGCGTGCTGGTCCGCTTCGCGACGACGCCCGAGGAGCTCGCCGACGCCGACCTCGTGGTCCTGCCCGGCACCCGCCAGACCGTCGCCGACCTGCGCTGGTTGCGCGACCGCGGGCTCGCGGACGCGCTCGCCCGCCGGGTCGCCGAGGGACGCCCGGTGCTGGGCGTCTGCGGCGGCTACCAGATGCTCGGCACCACGATCGCCGACGACGTCGAGTCGCGCGCGGGGTCGGTCGACGGCCTCGGGCTGCTGCCGGTGACGACGGCCTTCGGGGCCGAGAAGGTGCTGGCCCGCCCGACCGGTTCGTGGCGCGGGCTGCCGGTCACCACGGCCTACGAGATCCACCACGGCGTCGTCACCCCGCACGGCGGCGAGGACTTCCCGGGCGGCTGCCGCGACGGCGTCGTCACCGGCACGGTCTGGCACGGCGCGCTGGAGAGCGACGGCCTGCGACGGCTGCTGCTCCAGGAGGTCGCAGCGGCCGCGGGCCGCGACTGGATTGCGGGGGAGCGGTCCTTCGTCGATGTCCGCCAGGCCCGGCTCGACGCCCTCGGTGACCTGGTGGCCGACCACCTCGACACCGACGCGGTCGTGCGGCTGATCGAGCAGGGCGCGCCGGCTGGGCTGCCGTTCGTGCCCCCCGGCGCCCCCTGA